Below is a window of Myxococcus virescens DNA.
CCGCTGGCTCTACCCATGGGTGGACCGCCAGAAGGACCTCCTCCTCCGCTCGCTGTACTCGGCGGCGGGCCACTCCTTCACGCTCCAGGAGATCCTCCAGAAGGACCTGGAGGTGGAGAGGGAGCGTGCGCTACGGCTCCTGGAGCGGCCACTTACAGAGCGTCTCGACGAGGGCTTCCTGGAGCAGCTCGAGTCCGCCCTGCCGTACAACTGCGAGCACGTCGTGCCCCAGTCCTGGTTCAATGCCAGGGAGCCGATGCGCGGAGACCTGCACCATCTGTTCGCCTGCGAGATGCGCTGCAACAGCTTCCGCAGCAACAATGCCTACTTCGAGTTCCCCAGCACCGAGGCTGTCCAACAAGATTGCGGGCGGGCCGAGCGGAACCGGTTCGAGCCGGGCGCCGGGAAGGGCGCCGCCGCGCGCGCCACGCTCTACTTCCTCGTCCGCTATCCCAACGCCATCAACAGCCCGGCGGAGCTCGCCGAGGAGCGTCTGGAGACGCTGCTGCGCTGGCACAAGCAAGAACGCCCCTCCGAGTGGGAGCTGCATCGGAACCAGGCCATCTTCTCCATCCAGAAGAACCGCAACCCCTTCATCGACTTCCCGGAGTGGGCGGCCCGGGTCCGCTTCGCCCGCGGACTGGGGCGCTGAGCTGGCCCGGTCCCTTCCGTGCACAGCAGACGGGGAAGGGCCTCCGAGGCAGCTCCTCGACCTGATGCTCAAGCTCCGCGATGCGCGCATCCTTGGGGTCGACCTCGGCCACGACAGGCCGTGTCCCATGCGAATCGCGCCCTGGGGGCTGGCGGGCAGCACCCGGGCGGCGGAGCCGATCCGCACGCCCGAGTCGATGGCGGAGAGCTTGTGGAGCCCGAACACCTCGCCGGCAGGGTCTCCAGTGCCGCTCTTTTCAGTTCTTCTTCTGGCTCACGCCCCAGCAGTCGAGGACGTACGAGAAGACCAGCGGCGCCACGATCGTCGCATCGGACTCGATCACGAAGCGGGGCGTGTCGACGTCGACCTTGTGCCAGGTGATCTTCTCGTTGGGCGGTGCGCCGCTGTAGGAGCCGAACGAGGGCGTGCTGTCGGAAATCTGGCAGAAGTAGGACCAGTAGGGGACCTCCTCCTCCAAATCGAGGCGCAACATCGGCACCACGCAAATCGGGAAGTCGCCAGCGATCCCCCCGCCGATCTGGAAGAAGCCGACCTTCGCGGACGAGGAGGTCTCCCGGTACCAGTCAGCGAGGGCCGCCATGTACTCGGCGCCGCCGCGGATGGGACTCCAGGTTTCCAGCTCCTTGCGCATCACGCTGGCGACGAACACGTTGCCCAGCGTGGAGTCCTCCCATCCCGGTACGAAGATCGGAAGGCGCTTCTCCGCAGCCGCCAGGAGCCACGAATGACGGGGATCCACCTGGTATGAGCCGGCCAGCGCGCCGGAGAGGAGCAGCTCGTAGAGGTACTCGTGGGGAAAGTGGCGGCGCCCGTCCCGCTCCGCCCTCTGCCAGAGCTCGAGGAGGGGGCGTTCGACCTTGCGCATCGCCTCCTCTTCCGGGATGCAGGTATCTGCCACGCGATTGAGCCCCTTGTCGCGCAACTCGGCCTCCTGCTCCGCCGTGAGGCTGCGGGGATCGGGCACCCGCACGTAGTGCTCCTGGGCCACCAGGTTGAAGACGTCCTCCTCCAGATTCGCGCCCGTGGTCGTGATCGCGTGGACCTTGTCGCGGCGGATCATCTCGGCGAGCGAGATCCCCAGCTCCGCCGTGCTCATGGCACCGGCGAGCGTCACCATCATCTTGCCACCGTCATCGGCGTGCGCCGCCCAGGCGTCCGCTGCATCCACGAGGGTCCGGGCGTTGAAGTGCCGGAAGTGGTGCCGCAGCACGCATCGAACGGAAATGGTCATGTCATGTCCTCGAATGGAGAAGGCGCCCGCTCCGCCCCTGGCGGGGACGGCACGGACGGACGAAGTGAAGGGAACGCCGCGCCTTGCAGCACGAGCGAGCCCGCCAGCTTTTCCGAACATTCGGATGGAGCACCGGCAGCGGAGGCGACAATCACGCGCCACACCGTCTGGAACCGGCAGGATTTCGCGTATCAAACGAACACCCATGGTGCAAGCCCCCCCTGCGGCCCATTCAGGTTGCGGCGTGATGCAGGGGATCCTCGATTGAAAAAGCCGGGAAGCGCGAAGTTGAAGCGGTGTTGGCACGACGGCCTGCCCTTCGCCGAGTCAACTCTCTGACCAGGAGCCCAGACGAGCTGCGGCGCTTGAGGACCACGGAATCGGCGCTCCGAATCCTTTTGATGCGGCGCGGTACGTCGCCTGGCTCTCGCACCAAGCCTCCTCACGTCGGAGGGGCTCGCG
It encodes the following:
- a CDS encoding deoxyhypusine synthase family protein is translated as MTISVRCVLRHHFRHFNARTLVDAADAWAAHADDGGKMMVTLAGAMSTAELGISLAEMIRRDKVHAITTTGANLEEDVFNLVAQEHYVRVPDPRSLTAEQEAELRDKGLNRVADTCIPEEEAMRKVERPLLELWQRAERDGRRHFPHEYLYELLLSGALAGSYQVDPRHSWLLAAAEKRLPIFVPGWEDSTLGNVFVASVMRKELETWSPIRGGAEYMAALADWYRETSSSAKVGFFQIGGGIAGDFPICVVPMLRLDLEEEVPYWSYFCQISDSTPSFGSYSGAPPNEKITWHKVDVDTPRFVIESDATIVAPLVFSYVLDCWGVSQKKN